Within the Candidatus Methylomirabilis sp. genome, the region CGAGGATCCCCAGGTCGTCCAGGACCCGGACGTGGGCGGCCGGGCGAGGCGCATCGAGGATCTTGAACAGCTCGTCCCGGATCCGCTCAGCCGAGACCGCCTCCAGGCCCCCCGCGGCCTCCCGGATGGCCGCCGCCGTCGCCGCCTCCACCTGGAAGCCGAGCTGGGCAGCCATCCGGACCGCCCGCAGGCACCGGAGGGGATCCTCCCGGAGGACCGCCGGGGAGGGGACCCGGATCCGCCGGGCCTCGAGGTCGGCCACCCCCCCGGTGACATCGATGAGCTTCCCCGCCCGGTCCCCGGTCAGGTCCAGGGCCAGCGCGTTCACGGTGAAGTCCCGCTGCACGAGATCCGCCTCGATCCCCTCTCCGCGGAGCGCCGCCACGTCCACCTGCCAGGCGTCTCCCCCGCGGGCGAAGGCGATCCGGACGGTGGTCGGGTCCAGCGGGACCAGCGTCCCGCCGAGGGCCTTCAGGCACTCGGCGACGAGCGCCCGGCAGTCCCCCGAACAGACGAGGTCCAGATCCCGCTCCCGGAGACCCCGCCCCAGGAGATGATCCCGGAGGTAGCCCCCCACCAGGTAGAGGGGGGCCACGCCCCGGCGGGTCGCGGCGGCCACCACCGTCGAGAGGAGAGGGTCGGCGGAGAGGGCCTGCAGGGCGGCAGGGACGTCCAGCGCCATCAGAGGATCTTGCTGAGGAACTGCTTCGTCCGCTCGTGGGTCGGGTTCCGGAAGAAGTGCTCGGGCGGCCCCTCCTCCAGGATCCGCCCCTCGTCCATGAAGCAGATCCGGTCGGCCGCCTCCCGGGCGAACCCCATCTCGTGGGAGACGATGAGCATGGTCATCCCGTCCCGGACCAGCGCCCGCATCACGTCCAGGACCTCCCCCACCATCTCCGGGTCCAGCGCCGACGTCGGCTCGTCGAAGAGCATGACCTTCGGGTTCATGGCGAGGGCCCGGGCGATCGCCACCCGCTGCTGCTGCCCGCCGGAGAGCTGGGTGGGGTAGGCATCGGCCTTTTCCGGGATCCCCACCTTGGTCAGGAGGCGCATCGCCACCCCCCGTGCTTCCTCGGGGGATCGCTTCCGGACCTTCACCTGCGCGAGGGTGATGTTCTCGAGGGCCCGCAGGTGGGGGAACAGGTTGAAGGATTGGAAGACCATCCCCACCTCCCGGCGGACGGCGTTCAGGTCGGTCCGGGGGTCGGTCACCTCGACCCCGTCGATGACGATGCGGCCGCGCGTGGGGATCTCCAGGAAGTTCAGGCAGCGCAGCAGGGTGGACTTGCCGGAGCCGGAGGGGCCGATGATGACCACCACCTCCCCCGGTTGGACGGCCAGGCTCACCCCCCGCAGCGCCTCGATCGTCCCCTTGAAGACTTTGTGGAGGTCGGCGACGGTGACCATGGGCATCGCCGTCGCGACCGGGACGCTAGGAGAGGTGGCCGGCAACTCTGCGCTCCGGGTCGATCCGCTGCTCCAGATAGCGCGCCAGCTTGGTGAGGGGCAAGGTCATGGCCAGATAGATGAGGGTCACCCCCGCGAACGGGCTGAAGACGTTGACCTTCCAGGCCACCACCTCTCGCCCGACCCGGAGCAGCTCGGCGATGGCGAGGGTGGAGACCAGGGAGGAATCCTTCAGCATCGTGACGAACTCGTTGGTCAGGGGGGGGAGGACCAGGCGGAAGGCCTGGGGAAGGACGACGTAGCGCATGGTCTGCATGTGCGTCAGCCCCACCGCCCGGGCCGCCTCCACCTGGCCCCGCTCCACCGACTGGATCCCGGCGCGGAAGATCTCCCCCACGTAGGCGGCGCTGTTCGCGGCCAGCCCCGTGATGCCCGCCGCCATGGC harbors:
- a CDS encoding amino acid ABC transporter ATP-binding protein — its product is MVTVADLHKVFKGTIEALRGVSLAVQPGEVVVIIGPSGSGKSTLLRCLNFLEIPTRGRIVIDGVEVTDPRTDLNAVRREVGMVFQSFNLFPHLRALENITLAQVKVRKRSPEEARGVAMRLLTKVGIPEKADAYPTQLSGGQQQRVAIARALAMNPKVMLFDEPTSALDPEMVGEVLDVMRALVRDGMTMLIVSHEMGFAREAADRICFMDEGRILEEGPPEHFFRNPTHERTKQFLSKIL
- a CDS encoding amino acid ABC transporter permease, with product MDFRWSIFVEVFPLLLGGAWVTLTITLVSIAIGIAGGLVLGVMRVSRFALVRGAATSYTELIRGTPLLMQLIVLYYALPSVGINLPAMAAGITGLAANSAAYVGEIFRAGIQSVERGQVEAARAVGLTHMQTMRYVVLPQAFRLVLPPLTNEFVTMLKDSSLVSTLAIAELLRVGREVVAWKVNVFSPFAGVTLIYLAMTLPLTKLARYLEQRIDPERRVAGHLS